The DNA region GGGCCGGCCTTGTCGCGCAGCTTGTCGACCGCGACCACCGGTATGCCTGCGTCGACCGCGTCGAACGGCGTCTCGGCCAGAATGACGACGGCGCCCTGCTCGACGGCCTTTGCCGCGAAGTCGATGCCGTGACCCTTCGTGCCACGCAGCGCGACGAAGGCCTGGCCTTCGTCGATCTCGCGCGAGTCGAGTGAAAGGCCGGAGACGACGATTTCGCCGGCACCGGAGGCGTCGGCGAAACCGTCGAGCAGTTCGGCGAGGGTCAGGGTCACGGGACCACCTCTTCCGCCGCGCTGTCGTCCGCTTGCGGCGGTGGCGCGTTGGCCGTGCCGATCAGGCCACCCTGGCTCGGGCCGCCGACATACCAGCGACCGACGTTGTCGGGCGGAATGTCGAGCAGGCGCACCGCGCCTTCCATCACCTGGGCGAAGGCGGGGCCGGCGACGGAGCCACCGTAGTAATGACCACCCTGCGGGTCGTTGATGACCACGACGGTGACCAGGCGCGGGTTGCTCGCCGGAATCATGCCGACGAAGAGCGAGATGTAGTTCTTGGCGAAGTAGCCGCCGACGGAGAACTTGTGCGAGGTACCGGTCTTGCCGGCCACGCTGTAATTGGCGACCGAGGCGAACCCGTAGCCCGTACCGCCCGGCTGCAACACCGTCTCGAGCATGCGCACGAGCTCGTGGGCGATCTCCGGCGTGATCACCTGGGTCGGGGGATTGTCCGCACCCTTGATGAAGCTCGGCGCGCGCAGCGCACCGCCGTTGGCGATACCGGCGTAACCCGTGGCCAGCTGCAGCGGGGTCACGCTGAGGTTGTAACCATAGGCCATGCGCGATTTTTCGATCGGCTTCCAGGTGCGGCTCACCGGCAGATAGCCCGCGGCTTCGCCCGGGAACCCGCTACCGGTGCTGTTGCCGATACCGAACGACTTCCACATCGAATAGAGGAAGTCGGTATCGAGCGTCATCGCGATCTTCGCGGCACCGACGTTCGACGACTTGGTGATCACACCGGTCGGGGTCAGCGTGCCCCAGTTATGGGTATCGCGTACCGGGTGGCCGCCCATCATCCAGGTGCCCGGCGAGGTCTCGATCAGCGGCGAGGTCGGCGTGTACTTGCCACTGGTCAGCGCCGCGGCCATGGTGAACGCCTTCATGGTCGAGCCCGGCTCGACCACGTCGGTGACGGCGCGGTTGCGGCGATCGTTGGGCGTGCTGCCGCGCACGGCGTTCGGATTGAACGACGGCAGGTTGGCCATGCCGAGCACTTCGCCGGTGTGGACATCCATCACCACGATCGAGCCCGAGTCGGCCTTGTTCTTTTCCAGAGCGTCTTTCAGCGCGCTATAGGCGAGGTACTGGATGCGGCGGTCGATCGACAGCGTGATGTCGCGACCCGGCTGCGGCTCACGCACCAGCTCGACGTCTTCCACCACATGGCCCATGCGGTCGCGGATCACGCGCTTGGCGCCCGGTTTGCCGGACAGCCATTCATCGAACGCCAGCTCCAGACCTTCCTGGCCGTGGTCATCGATGTTGGTGAAGCCGAGGATGTGGCTGTTGACCGCACCCGACGGGTAATAGCGGCGGTATTCGCGCTGCGACGAGATACCCGGGATCTTCAGATCGACGATCGCCTGTGCGTCTTCCGGACGCAGCTGACGAGCGATGTACATGAATTCCTTGTCCGCGCGCTGCTCGATCTTCTGCTTCAGATCGTCGGCGTCGACGTGCAGGGCCTTGGCCAGCTCAGGGATGCGGTCGGCGTTCTCGAGTACTTCGGGCGGGTTGGCCCAGATCGAGGCGACCGGGGTCGACACGGCCAGCGGCTCGCCGTTGCGATCGAAAATCGTGCCGCGGGACACGGCGATGGGCATTTCGCGCAGGAAGCGCGCGTCACCCTGGTCCTGATAGAACTGCTTACGCACGACCTGCAGATCGAACGCGCGCACGACCAGACCCGACGCGGCGACACAGAGCAGCGCCACGACGACGGTCATACGCTTGCGCGGGCTCGGGCCCTGACCGCGACGGCGGCTGGGCACGACGGGCTTGCCGTAGCGCGCCTTCATCGGCGCACCAGCTGGATGTCCTGCGGCTTCGGCGTGAACATGCCGAGCTTGCCGCGGGCGTCCGCATCGATGCGGCTGGGTTCGGCGTAGGTGGCCTGCTCGAGTTCGAGGCGACCGTATTCCACGCCAAGGTCGTCCTTCTGGCTCTGCAGATGGGACAGTTCGACAAAGAGCACGCGGCTCTCGTGGCGCGTCCACACCACCCCGATCGCGCTGGCGATGACCGCCAGCAGCAGGATCGAGAGGCAGATCGCGCCGAAGACCTTCATGCGAGCTTCTCCGCGACGCGCAGCACGGCGGAGCGCGAACGCGGGTTCGCGGCGACCTCGGCGTCGGACGGAAAAATCGCCTTGCCCACCGGCTTGAGGCGGGCCAGCTTCGCCGCCGCGGGCGGTCCGCGACGACTGCCCTGCACGCGACCTTCGTGGGCACGAATGAACTGCTTCACCGTGCGATCTTCCAGCGAATGGAAGCTGATCACGGCGAGGCGGCCGCCCACGTTGAGCAGGTCGAGCGCGGCGTCCAGGCCACGCTCGACGGATTCGAGTTCCGCGTTCACGCGGATGCGCAGCGCCTGAAACGTGCGCGTGGCGGGGTTCTTGCCTGGCTCGCGGCGACCGACGCAACCGGCGACGAGGTCGGCCAGCTCCGCGGTGCGGGTGATCGGCGCGGTCGCGCGGCGCTCGACGATGGTCCTGGCGATGCGGCGGCTGAAGCGCTCTTCGCCGAAGCGCCAGAGCACGTCGGCGATCTCGGCTTCGTCGGCGTCGGCCAGGAACTCGGCGGCACTGATACCGCGCGTGGTGTCCATGCGCATGTCGAGCGGCGCGTCGGCCATGAAACTGAAGCCGCGGCTGCGATCGTCCAGCTGCGGCGAGGACACGCCGAGATCGAGCAGGATACCGTCGAGGCCGCCTTCGAGCGCGGGCCACTCACCCATCGTGGCGAAGTTGTCGTGGCGCAGGGTGACACGCGGGTCGGTGGCGAGACCGGCTTCGGCGACGGCGATGGCCGAGGGATCGCGATCCATGAGGAACAGGCGGCCTTCATCCGAGAGACGGGCAAGGATCGCCGAGGCATGACCCCCACGACCGAACGTCCCATCCAGATAGCGCCCGTTCTCGCGCAAGGCGAGGCCCTCCACCGCTTCGTCGAGCATCACCGGGATGTGTACATCGACCCCCGCCATCGCCACATCCCGCTCCCGTTTCACCAGCACCTCGAATTAGTTCGTCGTCACAACTGCAGTTCCGCCATGTCGTCGCTGATGTCGTCCTCGCCGATGGTCTGGCGGATCTTCGCGAGGTGGGCCTGTTCGCTCCAAAGCTCGAACTTGTTGCCCATCCCCAGCAGGATGGCTTTTTTCTCCAGTCCGGCCGCCGCGCGTTGGCTCGATGGAAGGAGGATGCGGGCCGCTCCGTCGGGTTCGACGATGGCCGCGGCACCCACCAGTTTCATCTGCAATGCGCGATGGACGGCCTTGACGCTGGGGAGCGCATTGACC from Luteibacter mycovicinus includes:
- the rsmH gene encoding 16S rRNA (cytosine(1402)-N(4))-methyltransferase RsmH, with translation MAGVDVHIPVMLDEAVEGLALRENGRYLDGTFGRGGHASAILARLSDEGRLFLMDRDPSAIAVAEAGLATDPRVTLRHDNFATMGEWPALEGGLDGILLDLGVSSPQLDDRSRGFSFMADAPLDMRMDTTRGISAAEFLADADEAEIADVLWRFGEERFSRRIARTIVERRATAPITRTAELADLVAGCVGRREPGKNPATRTFQALRIRVNAELESVERGLDAALDLLNVGGRLAVISFHSLEDRTVKQFIRAHEGRVQGSRRGPPAAAKLARLKPVGKAIFPSDAEVAANPRSRSAVLRVAEKLA
- a CDS encoding peptidoglycan D,D-transpeptidase FtsI family protein; amino-acid sequence: MKARYGKPVVPSRRRGQGPSPRKRMTVVVALLCVAASGLVVRAFDLQVVRKQFYQDQGDARFLREMPIAVSRGTIFDRNGEPLAVSTPVASIWANPPEVLENADRIPELAKALHVDADDLKQKIEQRADKEFMYIARQLRPEDAQAIVDLKIPGISSQREYRRYYPSGAVNSHILGFTNIDDHGQEGLELAFDEWLSGKPGAKRVIRDRMGHVVEDVELVREPQPGRDITLSIDRRIQYLAYSALKDALEKNKADSGSIVVMDVHTGEVLGMANLPSFNPNAVRGSTPNDRRNRAVTDVVEPGSTMKAFTMAAALTSGKYTPTSPLIETSPGTWMMGGHPVRDTHNWGTLTPTGVITKSSNVGAAKIAMTLDTDFLYSMWKSFGIGNSTGSGFPGEAAGYLPVSRTWKPIEKSRMAYGYNLSVTPLQLATGYAGIANGGALRAPSFIKGADNPPTQVITPEIAHELVRMLETVLQPGGTGYGFASVANYSVAGKTGTSHKFSVGGYFAKNYISLFVGMIPASNPRLVTVVVINDPQGGHYYGGSVAGPAFAQVMEGAVRLLDIPPDNVGRWYVGGPSQGGLIGTANAPPPQADDSAAEEVVP
- the ftsL gene encoding cell division protein FtsL translates to MKVFGAICLSILLLAVIASAIGVVWTRHESRVLFVELSHLQSQKDDLGVEYGRLELEQATYAEPSRIDADARGKLGMFTPKPQDIQLVRR
- the mraZ gene encoding division/cell wall cluster transcriptional repressor MraZ; protein product: MFQGETAITIDDKGRLTIPTSYRDLVADACANRLVIAYNPFDTGCLWIFPYAEWEKVRDQVNALPSVKAVHRALQMKLVGAAAIVEPDGAARILLPSSQRAAAGLEKKAILLGMGNKFELWSEQAHLAKIRQTIGEDDISDDMAELQL